In one Bordetella pertussis 18323 genomic region, the following are encoded:
- a CDS encoding SWIB/MDM2 domain-containing protein translates to MATPSKTATARKPNAAFMKPLTPSAELAAVIGSEAVPRTEVTKKIWDYIKKHNLQDASNKRNINADAKLRPIFGKDQVTMFELTKLVNAHLK, encoded by the coding sequence ATGGCCACACCCTCCAAAACCGCGACCGCACGCAAGCCGAACGCCGCGTTCATGAAGCCCCTGACCCCCAGCGCCGAGCTGGCCGCTGTCATCGGCTCGGAAGCCGTGCCGCGTACCGAGGTCACCAAGAAGATCTGGGATTACATCAAAAAGCACAACCTGCAGGATGCCAGCAACAAGCGCAACATCAACGCCGACGCCAAGCTGCGCCCCATCTTCGGCAAAGACCAGGTCACGATGTTCGAACTGACCAAGCTGGTCAACGCGCACCTGAAGTAA
- the ftsL gene encoding cell division protein FtsL, with protein MGRISLIVAALLMLSAISLVTSRYQSRQLFIELGRSQAEARDLDTNWRRLQLERAELARNARIDRAARDDLQMIPIVPDRTLYMNQPAGGAQ; from the coding sequence ATGGGGCGCATCAGTCTCATCGTTGCCGCGTTGCTGATGCTGTCGGCCATTTCCCTGGTCACCAGCCGCTACCAGTCGCGCCAGCTCTTCATCGAACTGGGGCGTAGCCAGGCCGAGGCGCGCGATCTCGATACGAACTGGCGCCGCCTGCAGCTGGAGCGGGCCGAGCTGGCGCGCAACGCCCGCATCGACCGTGCCGCGCGTGACGACCTGCAGATGATTCCGATCGTGCCCGACCGCACGCTCTATATGAACCAGCCCGCCGGAGGCGCCCAGTGA
- the rsmH gene encoding 16S rRNA (cytosine(1402)-N(4))-methyltransferase RsmH, with protein MEFEHRPVLLEPTVDALVLPDFGGKGAHRQAGEPGPDAATRLQHGVFVDGTFGRGGHSRALLARLGAQARLVVFDKDPQAIAVARELAAGDGRVEVVHGGFATMAEELTARGIEQVDGVMLDLGVSSPQIDDAERGFSFMRDGPLDMRMDTTRGPTVADWLAQASVDEMREVIADYGEERFAFQVAKAIAACRATRPLHTTLQLAECVAGAVRTREKGQHPATRTFQALRIYINRELEELARALASALDLLGPGGRLAVISFHSLEDRMVKQCIAAAARPAAAHARLPLRESELPQPLVRSLGKVVADDVEVAGNARARSAILRVAERTGEPLPPGGGAGFVKAGRVPGEPVRGTRAGSKGRRR; from the coding sequence ATGGAATTCGAACATCGGCCCGTGCTGCTGGAGCCGACGGTTGACGCGTTGGTGCTGCCGGATTTCGGCGGCAAGGGCGCCCACCGTCAGGCCGGCGAGCCGGGGCCGGATGCGGCCACGCGCCTGCAGCACGGCGTCTTCGTCGACGGCACGTTCGGCCGCGGCGGACACAGCCGCGCGCTGCTGGCCCGGCTGGGCGCGCAGGCGCGCCTGGTGGTGTTCGACAAGGATCCGCAGGCGATCGCGGTGGCCCGGGAACTGGCCGCCGGCGATGGGCGGGTGGAAGTGGTGCATGGCGGCTTTGCCACCATGGCCGAGGAATTGACGGCGCGCGGCATCGAGCAGGTCGATGGCGTGATGCTGGATCTGGGCGTGTCATCGCCCCAGATTGACGATGCCGAACGGGGGTTTTCGTTCATGCGGGACGGTCCCCTCGACATGAGGATGGATACGACCCGCGGCCCCACGGTGGCGGATTGGCTGGCGCAAGCCAGCGTGGATGAGATGCGGGAGGTCATAGCAGATTATGGCGAAGAACGGTTTGCTTTTCAGGTTGCAAAAGCGATTGCTGCTTGCCGCGCAACACGGCCGCTGCACACCACGCTCCAGCTTGCCGAGTGCGTCGCCGGCGCCGTCCGCACGCGCGAAAAGGGGCAGCATCCGGCCACACGCACCTTTCAGGCTCTACGGATTTACATCAATCGGGAGCTCGAAGAGCTCGCTCGCGCCCTCGCGTCAGCTCTAGACCTGCTTGGCCCGGGGGGGAGGTTGGCGGTGATCAGTTTTCATTCGCTGGAAGATCGCATGGTCAAGCAATGCATCGCGGCGGCGGCTCGTCCGGCCGCCGCGCACGCGCGCCTGCCCTTGCGTGAAAGCGAATTGCCGCAACCGCTGGTGCGCTCGCTGGGCAAGGTTGTCGCCGACGACGTCGAAGTGGCCGGCAATGCGCGCGCCCGTTCGGCCATCCTGCGGGTGGCCGAACGCACGGGCGAGCCGCTGCCGCCTGGCGGCGGGGCTGGTTTCGTCAAGGCCGGCCGGGTGCCCGGCGAGCCGGTGCGCGGCACGCGCGCCGGTTCCAAGGGGAGGCGTCGCTAA
- a CDS encoding DUF4870 family protein: MNLFDGAVIVSDPQTLQPGGAPDLRTLTHVAYGLYALGFLTGGFLGIATLAAVVLMYVKRGDTAGTMYASHFDWLLRTFWWALLWLAISAIATLIFIGWIGVVATVVWVLYRLIKGWLALLEGNAPSSYT, from the coding sequence GTGAACTTATTCGATGGAGCAGTAATCGTGAGTGACCCCCAGACCCTTCAGCCGGGCGGTGCCCCGGATCTGCGCACGCTTACCCATGTGGCTTACGGTCTGTACGCGCTGGGCTTTTTGACCGGCGGTTTTCTGGGTATAGCCACGCTGGCTGCCGTAGTGCTGATGTACGTCAAGCGCGGCGACACCGCGGGCACGATGTACGCGAGTCATTTCGACTGGCTGCTGCGCACCTTCTGGTGGGCCTTGCTGTGGCTGGCCATCAGCGCCATCGCCACGTTGATTTTCATCGGCTGGATCGGCGTGGTGGCAACGGTGGTATGGGTGCTGTATCGCCTGATCAAGGGCTGGCTGGCCTTGCTCGAAGGCAATGCGCCGTCGAGCTACACCTGA
- a CDS encoding ATP-binding cassette domain-containing protein: MALASLITLTDVQLAYGHHPLLDHADFAIQEGERIGLIGRNGAGKSSLLRLLDGRTQPDDGDIARSSGLRVATVEQEPALDETGTVFDVVCDAHAHPEDWQRPARVRAALERLGLPAEAAIASLSGGMRKRVALARALVDEPDLLLLDEPTNHLDFDGIAWLEAMLRNWKGAAVIITHDRRFLDAVATRIVELDRGRLLSFPGNFSQWQERKAQWLEAERLEQARFDKLLAQEEVWIRKGIEARRTRNEGRVRRLEQLRVERAERRERVGNVSLALAQGQRSGKLVAELQDVGKAFGDKVVVHDYSTTILRGDRIGIVGPNGAGKTTLLKLLLGELPPDSGTVRQGSNVSVAYFDQMRAQLDENATLVDIISPGSEWVEIGGARKHVMSYLGDFLFSPARAGSPVSSLSGGERARLLLARLFARPANVLVLDEPTNDLDIETLELLEELLQEYAGTVLLVSHDRAFLNNVVTQTIAAEGDGRWRDYVGGYDEWQAQRPAQAAAPKAEKPAETAKPAAARPKPVRAARLSAWDLRELEALPDAIATIEARQAELSGKLADGSLYRDAPDEVERINAELATLESELEEKFARWELLEARRGDSA, encoded by the coding sequence ATGGCCCTCGCTTCCCTTATTACGCTTACCGACGTTCAACTGGCCTACGGCCACCACCCCTTGCTGGACCACGCCGATTTCGCCATCCAGGAAGGCGAGCGCATCGGCCTGATCGGGCGCAACGGCGCGGGCAAATCTTCGCTGCTGCGCCTGCTCGATGGCCGCACGCAGCCCGACGACGGCGACATCGCCCGCAGTTCGGGCCTGCGCGTGGCCACGGTCGAGCAGGAACCCGCACTGGATGAAACCGGCACGGTGTTCGACGTCGTGTGCGACGCCCATGCCCATCCCGAAGACTGGCAGCGGCCGGCGCGCGTACGGGCCGCGCTCGAACGCCTGGGACTGCCGGCCGAAGCGGCGATCGCCAGCCTGTCCGGCGGCATGCGCAAGCGCGTCGCGCTGGCGCGCGCCCTGGTCGACGAACCCGACCTGTTGCTGCTGGACGAACCGACCAACCACCTGGACTTCGACGGCATCGCATGGCTGGAAGCCATGCTGCGCAACTGGAAGGGCGCGGCCGTCATCATCACCCACGACCGGCGCTTCCTCGACGCGGTGGCGACCCGCATCGTCGAGCTCGACCGCGGCCGCCTGCTCAGCTTTCCCGGCAATTTTTCGCAGTGGCAGGAGCGCAAGGCGCAGTGGCTCGAAGCCGAGCGCCTGGAGCAGGCCCGCTTCGACAAGCTGCTGGCCCAGGAAGAAGTCTGGATCCGCAAGGGCATCGAGGCGCGCCGCACCCGCAACGAAGGCCGCGTGCGCCGGCTCGAACAGCTGCGCGTCGAACGCGCCGAGCGCCGCGAACGCGTCGGCAACGTCAGTCTGGCGCTGGCCCAAGGCCAGCGTTCGGGCAAGCTGGTCGCCGAACTCCAGGACGTCGGCAAGGCGTTCGGCGACAAGGTCGTGGTGCACGACTACTCGACCACCATCCTGCGCGGCGACCGCATCGGCATCGTCGGCCCCAACGGCGCGGGCAAGACTACCCTGCTCAAGCTGCTGCTCGGCGAACTGCCGCCCGACAGCGGCACGGTGCGCCAGGGCAGCAACGTCTCGGTGGCCTATTTCGACCAGATGCGCGCCCAGCTCGACGAGAACGCGACGCTGGTGGACATCATCAGCCCAGGCAGCGAGTGGGTGGAGATCGGCGGCGCGCGCAAGCACGTGATGAGCTATCTCGGCGACTTCCTGTTCTCGCCGGCCCGCGCCGGCTCGCCCGTCAGCAGCCTGTCCGGCGGCGAGCGGGCCCGCCTGCTGCTGGCGCGCCTGTTCGCGCGCCCGGCCAACGTGCTGGTGCTCGACGAACCCACCAACGACCTGGACATCGAAACGCTGGAACTGCTGGAAGAACTGCTGCAGGAATACGCCGGCACGGTGCTGCTGGTCAGCCACGACCGGGCCTTCCTGAACAACGTCGTCACCCAGACCATCGCCGCCGAAGGCGACGGCCGCTGGCGCGACTACGTCGGCGGCTACGACGAATGGCAGGCGCAACGGCCCGCCCAGGCCGCCGCGCCCAAGGCCGAGAAACCCGCCGAAACCGCCAAGCCCGCCGCGGCGCGCCCCAAGCCGGTGCGCGCGGCACGGCTGAGCGCCTGGGATCTGCGCGAACTGGAAGCCCTGCCCGATGCCATCGCCACCATCGAGGCCCGTCAGGCCGAATTGAGCGGCAAGCTGGCCGACGGCAGCCTGTACCGCGACGCGCCGGACGAAGTCGAACGCATCAACGCGGAACTGGCCACCCTGGAAAGCGAACTGGAAGAAAAATTCGCGCGCTGGGAACTCCTGGAAGCGCGTCGGGGCGACTCCGCCTGA
- a CDS encoding M20 aminoacylase family protein, whose protein sequence is MYARSPLESIRLFHDELTALRRDLHAHPELGFEEVRTSGIVAGALEALGIEVHRGIGKTGVVGVIRGRTCDSGRMIGLRADMDALPMTEDNDFGHKSTKPGLMHGCGHDGHTAVLIGAAKYLAQTRNFDGTAVLIFQPAEEGRGGAKAMIDDGLFDTFPCDAIYALHNWPGLKPGTVGINPGPMMAAADRFEITINGRGGHGAHPYQTIDPVTVAGHLITALQTIVSRNVNPLDSAVLSIGSVQAGHPGAMSVIPREARMVGTVRTFRRSVQEMVESRMRELASAIASAFGATAEVLYERIYPATLNTPQHANLVADIATEMIGRENVVRDLVPSMGSEDFSFMLQMRPGAYFRLGQGGAESGCVLHNSHFDFNDAVIPLGSAMFSALAERGMPLAD, encoded by the coding sequence ATGTACGCCCGTTCCCCGCTCGAATCCATCCGGCTGTTTCATGACGAATTGACGGCGTTGAGGCGCGATCTGCATGCCCACCCCGAGCTGGGGTTCGAGGAGGTCCGTACTTCGGGCATTGTCGCCGGCGCGCTGGAAGCGCTGGGCATCGAGGTGCATCGCGGGATAGGCAAGACGGGCGTGGTGGGGGTCATCCGTGGCCGTACATGTGACAGCGGCCGCATGATCGGCCTGCGTGCCGACATGGACGCGCTGCCGATGACCGAGGACAACGATTTCGGGCACAAATCGACGAAACCGGGCCTGATGCATGGTTGCGGCCATGACGGCCACACGGCGGTGCTGATCGGGGCGGCGAAGTATCTTGCGCAAACCCGCAATTTCGATGGCACGGCCGTACTGATCTTCCAGCCGGCGGAGGAAGGGCGCGGCGGCGCCAAGGCGATGATCGACGACGGGCTCTTCGATACGTTTCCCTGCGACGCGATCTACGCCTTGCACAACTGGCCGGGCCTCAAGCCGGGCACGGTGGGGATCAATCCGGGTCCGATGATGGCGGCGGCCGATCGTTTCGAGATCACGATCAACGGCCGCGGCGGCCATGGCGCGCATCCTTATCAGACGATCGATCCGGTCACGGTGGCGGGGCACCTGATTACCGCGCTGCAGACCATCGTGTCGCGCAACGTCAATCCGCTCGATTCGGCGGTGCTGTCGATCGGTTCGGTGCAGGCCGGCCACCCGGGCGCGATGAGCGTGATTCCGCGCGAGGCCCGGATGGTGGGCACGGTGCGCACGTTCCGCCGTTCCGTCCAGGAGATGGTGGAGTCCCGCATGCGTGAACTGGCCAGCGCCATCGCCAGCGCGTTCGGCGCCACGGCGGAAGTGCTCTACGAGCGCATTTACCCGGCCACGCTGAATACGCCGCAGCACGCCAACCTGGTCGCCGATATCGCCACCGAGATGATCGGCCGCGAGAACGTGGTGCGTGATCTGGTGCCCTCGATGGGCTCGGAGGATTTTTCGTTTATGCTGCAGATGCGGCCCGGCGCGTATTTCCGGCTCGGCCAGGGCGGCGCCGAGTCGGGCTGTGTGCTGCACAATAGCCATTTCGATTTCAACGATGCCGTGATTCCCCTGGGCAGCGCAATGTTCAGCGCGCTGGCCGAGCGCGGCATGCCTTTGGCCGATTGA
- the pyrC gene encoding dihydroorotase translates to MRPASMSNQHATELTITRPDDWHLHLRDGSALEAVVLDTARQFARAIVMPNLRPPVTTTEQALVYRARIEAALRKAGGDTAAFTPLMTLYLTDNTPAEEIVRAHESGQVAAVKLYPAGATTNSDAGVTDLLGKCGAALAALERCGMPLLVHGEVTDPAIDVFDREAVFIERVMQPLRRAYPGLKVVFEHITTREGAHYVRDAEGPTAATITPQHMLYNRNAIFTGGVRPHWYCLPILKREVHRQALVEAATSGSPRFFLGTDSAPHARGLKEHACGCAGCYTALHAMELYATAFDAVGRLDRLEGFASFHGPDFYGLPRNTGTLTLRREAYEIPAEVAFGDTTLVPLSGGESLGWRALA, encoded by the coding sequence TTGAGGCCCGCTTCCATGTCCAACCAACACGCTACAGAACTTACCATCACCCGCCCGGACGATTGGCACCTGCACCTGCGCGATGGCAGCGCCCTCGAGGCGGTGGTGCTGGATACGGCGCGGCAGTTCGCGCGCGCCATCGTGATGCCCAACCTCCGCCCGCCGGTGACCACCACCGAGCAGGCGCTGGTCTATCGCGCGCGGATCGAAGCGGCGCTGCGCAAGGCGGGTGGCGATACGGCTGCCTTCACGCCCTTGATGACGCTGTACCTGACCGACAACACGCCGGCCGAGGAAATCGTGCGCGCGCATGAGTCCGGGCAGGTCGCCGCGGTCAAGCTGTATCCGGCCGGGGCCACCACAAACTCCGATGCCGGCGTGACCGACCTGCTGGGCAAGTGCGGCGCCGCGCTGGCTGCGCTGGAGCGCTGCGGCATGCCGCTGCTGGTGCACGGCGAGGTGACCGATCCGGCGATCGACGTGTTCGACCGCGAAGCGGTGTTCATCGAACGTGTCATGCAGCCGCTGCGGCGCGCGTATCCCGGCCTGAAGGTGGTGTTCGAGCACATCACGACCCGGGAAGGCGCCCACTACGTGCGCGACGCGGAAGGACCCACCGCCGCGACCATCACGCCGCAGCACATGCTCTACAACCGCAATGCGATTTTCACGGGCGGCGTGCGGCCGCATTGGTATTGCCTGCCGATCCTCAAGCGCGAGGTGCATCGCCAGGCCCTGGTCGAGGCGGCCACCAGCGGCAGTCCGCGTTTCTTCCTGGGTACCGACAGCGCGCCCCATGCGCGCGGCCTGAAGGAACATGCCTGTGGTTGCGCGGGCTGCTATACGGCCCTGCATGCAATGGAGCTTTACGCCACCGCGTTCGACGCGGTCGGCCGCCTGGATCGGCTGGAAGGCTTTGCCAGCTTCCACGGCCCGGATTTTTACGGCCTGCCGCGCAATACGGGTACGCTCACGCTGCGGCGCGAAGCCTACGAAATTCCGGCGGAGGTCGCGTTCGGCGATACGACCCTGGTGCCGCTGTCCGGCGGCGAGTCGCTCGGCTGGCGGGCCCTGGCCTGA
- the mraZ gene encoding division/cell wall cluster transcriptional repressor MraZ yields MFQGSSALTLDAKGRISIPTRHRDALMDRAEGRLTLTRHPDGCLLVYPRPEWEEKRAQIAAFPMSARALQRLLLGNAQDVDIDGSGRVLIAPELRNASGMTRDVMLLGMGAHFELWDAASLARREAEDLAQGMPDVLNQFSF; encoded by the coding sequence GTGTTCCAGGGAAGCAGCGCACTCACGTTGGATGCTAAGGGGCGGATCTCGATTCCGACCCGGCATCGTGACGCGCTCATGGACCGTGCCGAAGGCCGGTTGACCCTGACCCGTCATCCCGATGGCTGCCTGTTGGTGTATCCGCGTCCCGAGTGGGAAGAGAAGCGCGCGCAGATCGCGGCGTTTCCCATGTCGGCGCGTGCGCTGCAGCGTCTGCTGTTGGGCAACGCGCAGGACGTGGACATCGACGGGTCGGGTCGGGTTCTGATCGCTCCTGAGCTGCGCAACGCTTCCGGTATGACGCGCGATGTGATGCTGCTCGGTATGGGCGCGCACTTCGAGCTCTGGGATGCCGCTTCCCTGGCCCGCCGAGAGGCAGAGGACCTGGCTCAGGGAATGCCGGATGTGTTGAATCAGTTTTCGTTCTGA
- a CDS encoding peptidoglycan D,D-transpeptidase FtsI family protein, whose product MRRVPFFDNPVLRGQLPMWRARLVLILLFGGFVVLAGRALFLQGLSTEFLQQQGERRYERTLTLAATRGKILDRNGVVLASSVPARAIWAIPEDAKPIPPEQVAALAQLLQTPVAELRRRLADEDRNFVYLKRQVPMDVADKIKQMALPGIHQQPESRRYYPEGEVTAHIVGFNNVEDQGQEGVELTFNQQLSGQPGSRRVIKDRLGRVIEDVQAVALPVDGRDLRLSIDTRLQYLVYKELQDARVAHQAKSATAVVIDVHTGEVLALVNLPSFDPNHRETFQVSTLRNQAITDTFEPGSIMKPFTAALALDLGRISTATMFETGNGRFQYQGSTISDVSRNGTLDLAGVLLKSSNIGMTMISEKLQSREMWDLFTGLGLGQAPQLGFPGAAPGRLRPWDRWRLIEKATMAYGYGLSVSLLQVARAYTVFARDGDMVSLTLVKRESAPTSVRVYNPKTAATVRAMLEAAAGPDGAKRAQVQGYRVAGKSGTARKIVDGKYSAQRHRSSFVGFAPVSNPKIVVAVSIDEPQVGGYYGGAIAAPVFSRIVGGSLRLMGVQPDAPFESTIVAGNPEGAR is encoded by the coding sequence GTGAGGCGGGTGCCTTTCTTCGACAATCCCGTGCTGCGCGGGCAGCTGCCCATGTGGCGCGCCCGTCTGGTGCTGATACTGTTGTTCGGCGGCTTTGTCGTGCTGGCCGGGCGCGCCCTGTTCCTGCAGGGCCTGTCGACCGAGTTCCTGCAGCAGCAGGGCGAGCGCCGCTACGAGCGCACGCTGACCCTGGCCGCCACGCGCGGCAAGATCCTGGATCGCAACGGCGTGGTGCTGGCATCCAGCGTGCCGGCGCGCGCCATATGGGCGATTCCCGAGGACGCCAAGCCGATCCCGCCCGAGCAGGTGGCCGCGCTGGCGCAACTGCTTCAGACGCCGGTGGCCGAGCTGCGTCGCCGGCTGGCCGACGAAGACCGCAATTTCGTGTACCTGAAGCGTCAGGTGCCGATGGACGTTGCCGACAAGATCAAGCAAATGGCCCTGCCCGGAATCCACCAGCAGCCGGAGTCGCGCCGCTACTACCCGGAAGGCGAGGTCACGGCCCACATCGTGGGCTTCAATAATGTCGAGGACCAGGGGCAGGAGGGCGTCGAGCTGACGTTCAACCAGCAATTGTCGGGCCAGCCGGGCTCGCGCCGCGTCATCAAGGATCGCCTGGGCCGCGTCATCGAGGACGTGCAGGCGGTGGCCTTGCCGGTCGACGGCCGCGACCTGCGCCTGTCCATCGACACGCGCCTGCAGTACCTGGTGTACAAGGAACTGCAGGACGCGCGCGTCGCGCACCAGGCCAAGAGCGCGACGGCCGTGGTGATCGACGTGCATACCGGCGAGGTCCTGGCGCTGGTCAACCTGCCCTCGTTCGATCCGAACCATCGCGAGACGTTCCAGGTCTCGACGCTGCGCAACCAGGCGATCACCGATACATTCGAGCCGGGTTCGATCATGAAGCCGTTCACCGCCGCGCTGGCGCTGGATCTGGGCCGCATCTCGACCGCGACCATGTTCGAGACCGGTAACGGCCGCTTTCAATACCAGGGCAGCACGATCAGCGATGTCAGCCGCAACGGCACGCTGGATCTGGCCGGAGTGCTGCTGAAGTCCAGCAATATCGGCATGACCATGATCTCCGAGAAGCTGCAGTCGCGCGAGATGTGGGATCTGTTCACAGGGCTGGGGCTCGGGCAGGCGCCCCAGCTGGGCTTTCCCGGTGCTGCGCCCGGCCGCCTGCGTCCGTGGGACCGCTGGCGCCTGATCGAGAAGGCCACCATGGCCTACGGCTACGGGCTGTCCGTGTCGCTGCTGCAGGTGGCTCGTGCCTATACCGTTTTCGCGCGCGATGGCGACATGGTGTCGCTGACGCTGGTCAAGCGCGAAAGCGCGCCCACCAGCGTACGGGTCTACAACCCCAAGACCGCCGCCACCGTGCGCGCCATGCTGGAGGCCGCAGCCGGGCCCGACGGGGCCAAGCGCGCCCAGGTTCAGGGCTACCGGGTGGCCGGCAAGAGCGGCACCGCGCGCAAGATTGTCGACGGAAAGTACAGCGCTCAGCGCCACCGCAGCTCGTTCGTGGGTTTTGCGCCTGTCTCCAATCCCAAGATCGTGGTGGCGGTCTCGATCGACGAGCCGCAGGTGGGCGGTTATTACGGTGGCGCCATCGCCGCGCCGGTGTTCTCGCGCATCGTGGGCGGCAGCCTGCGGCTGATGGGCGTGCAGCCCGACGCGCCGTTCGAGTCGACCATCGTGGCCGGCAATCCGGAGGGCGCGCGATGA